From one Mycobacterium colombiense CECT 3035 genomic stretch:
- a CDS encoding MmgE/PrpD family protein, translating to MDELAEFVVGARQADLSGQPRALMKRNVLDSLACAVGSLDGELVPTMRDHTAEFGGAPTATLVGGGRASVDQAAFFNAVLVRYPDLLDTYLTVGGLCHPADNLGALLAVAEHTGAGGADFLLTLAVAYEIQCRFSAQVPVMARGLNHALQLSMSVAAGSAKLLGLSAEQTANAIAAAAADNVSLATVHAEPVSNWKGISPAITGMRAVYTTMLAARGITGPKSLFEGPHGLVQLFDQPIDLHTGDRSLRCVEQTYLKQYCSLIHGQVVIDAVLAVRTENGLRGADVAGVVLEVFQGAYDFAGGGAYGDKAHPITKEQADYNLKYLTAVALLDGGVGPEQLENERVLRSDVQDLLTRVEVRPADDLTAGYPQRTAARVHVIADDGREFSREQSDYEGSPTRPMSWERVVDKFGWLAEPFCDEPLRDDIVRAVGRLDEIEVAELTGLLGSVPRTARRARSSPRF from the coding sequence GTGGACGAGCTGGCCGAATTCGTCGTGGGCGCACGGCAGGCGGATCTGAGTGGGCAGCCGCGCGCACTGATGAAACGCAACGTGCTCGACAGCCTGGCGTGCGCCGTCGGTTCGCTGGACGGGGAACTCGTCCCGACGATGCGTGACCACACCGCCGAGTTCGGTGGCGCGCCCACGGCCACCCTGGTCGGCGGCGGGCGGGCTTCCGTCGACCAGGCGGCGTTCTTCAATGCGGTGCTGGTGCGCTATCCCGATCTGCTCGACACGTATCTGACCGTGGGCGGCCTGTGCCATCCCGCCGACAACCTCGGGGCCTTGCTGGCCGTGGCGGAGCACACCGGCGCGGGCGGGGCCGACTTCCTGCTGACGCTGGCGGTCGCCTACGAGATCCAATGCCGTTTCAGCGCACAGGTTCCCGTGATGGCGCGCGGGCTCAACCACGCGCTGCAGCTGTCGATGTCGGTCGCGGCGGGCAGCGCGAAGCTGCTGGGGCTCAGCGCCGAGCAGACCGCGAACGCCATCGCCGCCGCGGCCGCCGACAACGTCTCGCTGGCGACGGTCCATGCCGAACCGGTGTCGAACTGGAAGGGCATCTCGCCGGCGATCACCGGCATGCGCGCCGTGTACACGACGATGCTCGCCGCGCGCGGCATCACCGGGCCCAAGTCGCTGTTCGAGGGCCCACACGGGTTGGTGCAGCTGTTCGACCAACCCATCGATCTGCACACCGGTGATCGAAGCCTGCGCTGCGTGGAGCAGACCTACCTGAAGCAGTACTGCTCACTCATCCACGGCCAGGTCGTGATCGACGCGGTCCTGGCCGTTCGGACCGAGAACGGCTTGCGCGGTGCGGATGTCGCTGGGGTGGTCCTCGAGGTGTTCCAGGGGGCGTACGACTTCGCCGGCGGCGGCGCCTACGGCGACAAAGCACATCCGATCACCAAAGAGCAGGCCGATTACAACCTCAAGTACCTGACCGCCGTAGCCCTCCTCGACGGCGGTGTGGGCCCCGAACAGCTCGAGAACGAACGTGTGCTGCGCAGCGACGTCCAGGACCTGTTGACGCGCGTGGAGGTCAGGCCGGCCGACGATCTGACCGCCGGCTATCCGCAACGCACGGCGGCGCGCGTCCACGTGATCGCCGACGACGGCCGGGAATTCAGCCGCGAGCAGTCGGATTACGAGGGATCGCCCACCCGTCCGATGTCCTGGGAACGCGTCGTGGACAAGTTCGGCTGGCTCGCCGAACCCTTCTGCGACGAGCCGCTGCGCGACGACATCGTCCGCGCGGTGGGGCGGCTGGATGAGATCGAGGTCGCCGAGCTCACCGGTCTCCTCGGGTCGGTGCCTCGGACCGCCCGGCGCGCGCGCAGCAGCCCACGCTTCTGA
- a CDS encoding DUF2127 domain-containing protein, whose amino-acid sequence MGKQHRHNRWELVTCAVAGHVTYAPDDKSLADRLSGRTGLGEVWRCLRCGEFTVGEPHGRGRAEDAPMIMRGKALRQAIIIRILAVERLFRAVVIALAAYAVWKFRGARGAIQATLDRDLPIFRTAGFKVDQMTIVHELEKALAAKPSTLALLTLMLAGYALLEVVEGVGLWLLKRWGEYFAVIATSVFLPLEVHDLAKGITMTRVVTFSINVAAVIYLLVSKRLFGLRGGRKAYDEERRGEQLLDVEKAAAAS is encoded by the coding sequence ATGGGGAAACAACACCGCCACAACCGGTGGGAGCTGGTCACCTGCGCCGTCGCCGGCCACGTCACCTATGCACCCGACGACAAGTCCCTCGCCGACCGGTTGAGCGGCAGGACCGGGCTGGGCGAAGTGTGGCGCTGCCTGCGGTGCGGCGAATTCACCGTCGGCGAGCCGCACGGCCGCGGCCGCGCCGAGGACGCTCCGATGATCATGCGCGGCAAGGCCTTACGGCAGGCCATCATCATCCGCATCCTGGCTGTGGAGCGATTGTTCCGGGCGGTGGTGATTGCGTTGGCGGCCTACGCGGTGTGGAAGTTCCGCGGCGCGCGTGGCGCGATCCAGGCCACCCTCGACCGCGACCTGCCGATCTTTCGGACCGCCGGCTTCAAGGTCGACCAGATGACCATCGTGCACGAACTGGAAAAGGCGTTGGCCGCCAAGCCTTCCACCCTGGCCCTGCTCACCCTGATGCTGGCCGGCTACGCCCTGCTCGAGGTGGTCGAGGGGGTGGGCCTGTGGTTGCTGAAGCGCTGGGGCGAATACTTCGCGGTGATCGCCACCTCGGTCTTCTTGCCGCTCGAGGTCCACGACCTGGCCAAGGGCATCACGATGACCCGGGTGGTGACCTTCAGCATCAACGTCGCCGCGGTGATCTACCTGCTGGTCTCGAAACGACTGTTCGGGTTGCGCGGCGGACGCAAGGCCTACGACGAGGAACGGCGCGGCGAGCAGTTGCTCGACGTCGAGAAGGCCGCGGCGGCGAGCTGA
- a CDS encoding PaaI family thioesterase, whose protein sequence is MHDQTPCIDFSQLESVYAPLAESVRRLLDISIRTEAGPTAVAAAIARIDSAADELSDALLPGPFGVHRAPDGQTVAWGNAVVGLRNPVAPPLVIHHDPDGLVWSEFVLGAAYEGPPGTVHGGVCALVLDHVLGATAHQPDKPAYTGTLTLRYRRPTALGRRLRAEARVDRVDGVKIFAVGHLADEDGVTVEAEGVFIHPKDARA, encoded by the coding sequence ATGCACGACCAGACGCCCTGCATCGATTTCAGCCAGCTCGAGTCGGTGTACGCGCCGCTGGCCGAGTCGGTCCGCCGGCTCCTCGACATCAGCATCCGCACCGAGGCCGGGCCGACGGCCGTGGCGGCGGCGATAGCCAGAATCGACAGCGCGGCCGACGAATTGAGCGATGCCCTGCTGCCCGGGCCGTTCGGTGTGCACCGAGCCCCCGACGGCCAGACCGTCGCGTGGGGCAACGCCGTGGTGGGCCTGCGGAACCCGGTCGCGCCGCCACTGGTCATCCATCACGATCCCGACGGCCTGGTGTGGTCGGAGTTCGTGCTGGGCGCCGCCTACGAGGGGCCGCCGGGCACCGTTCACGGCGGGGTGTGCGCCCTGGTGCTCGATCACGTGCTCGGCGCGACGGCCCACCAGCCCGACAAGCCCGCCTACACCGGCACCCTGACCTTGCGGTACCGGCGTCCCACGGCGCTGGGCCGGCGCCTGCGGGCGGAGGCCCGCGTCGACCGCGTCGATGGTGTCAAGATCTTCGCGGTCGGCCACCTGGCCGACGAGGACGGCGTCACGGTGGAGGCCGAGGGCGTGTTCATCCACCCCAAGGACGCGCGGGCCTGA
- a CDS encoding SDR family oxidoreductase, whose protein sequence is MGTYAITGSASGMGRETARRLRDNGHSIIGVDIKDADVVADLSTPDGRTAAAGRVLELSGNRLDGAVLAAGLGPSPGRDRIRKIAAVNYFGVVELLVAWRAALAAADRAKVVVIGSNSTTTIPAVPRRAVKALLAHDADKAVRTVRLLGPAAPSMMYGASKIAVSRWVRRHAVLPEWAGAGVRLNALSPGAIMTPLLQEQLSDPRQAKAVRSFPVPVGGFGDAGHMADWMCFMLSDAADFLCGSVVFVDGGTDAYFRPDDWPKALPAHRLPGYLRRFKGFH, encoded by the coding sequence ATGGGGACCTATGCCATTACCGGGTCGGCATCCGGGATGGGCCGCGAGACCGCCCGGCGTCTTCGGGACAACGGGCACAGCATCATCGGCGTCGACATCAAGGACGCCGACGTGGTCGCCGACTTGTCGACGCCCGATGGGCGCACGGCGGCCGCGGGCCGCGTCCTCGAGCTCTCGGGTAACAGGCTCGACGGTGCCGTCCTGGCGGCCGGCCTGGGCCCCAGTCCGGGCCGCGATCGCATCCGCAAGATCGCCGCGGTGAATTACTTCGGGGTCGTCGAACTGCTCGTCGCCTGGCGTGCCGCGCTGGCCGCCGCGGACCGCGCGAAAGTCGTTGTCATCGGCAGTAATTCGACCACCACCATACCCGCGGTGCCGCGCCGCGCGGTCAAAGCGTTGCTTGCCCACGATGCCGACAAAGCGGTGCGCACGGTGCGGTTGTTGGGGCCGGCGGCGCCCTCGATGATGTACGGGGCGTCCAAGATCGCGGTCAGCCGTTGGGTGCGCCGGCACGCGGTGCTTCCGGAGTGGGCCGGGGCGGGCGTGCGATTGAACGCGCTGTCGCCCGGCGCGATCATGACACCGCTTCTGCAGGAGCAGTTGTCGGATCCGCGGCAGGCCAAGGCCGTACGGTCCTTCCCCGTCCCGGTGGGCGGCTTCGGTGACGCAGGGCACATGGCGGACTGGATGTGCTTCATGCTGTCCGACGCCGCCGATTTCCTGTGCGGCAGTGTAGTATTCGTGGACGGCGGTACCGACGCTTATTTCCGTCCCGATGACTGGCCGAAGGCGTTACCGGCACACCGATTGCCCGGTTATCTGCGCAGGTTCAAGGGTTTTCACTAG
- a CDS encoding class I SAM-dependent methyltransferase: MADYAKHEDYWNHNTAYHPWLVDLASRHRGDVLDVGCGEGLLAARLAAVSRSVVGIDADAAAVLRASQRLRALGNASVERRRFEDLQQAERAFDLITFVASLHHLPLRDTLWKARHMLRPAGELAVVGLSANTSVADWVWAGLCLPAVRVGSRLHRETRNIGVAVADPRESLAEIRRTAEDVLPGARIRRGLYYRYRLLWRNG; the protein is encoded by the coding sequence GTGGCTGACTACGCGAAGCACGAGGACTACTGGAACCACAACACCGCCTATCACCCCTGGCTGGTCGACCTCGCGTCCCGGCACCGCGGTGACGTCCTGGACGTCGGATGCGGGGAGGGGTTGCTGGCCGCGCGGCTAGCCGCGGTGTCACGCAGCGTCGTGGGGATCGACGCCGACGCGGCAGCGGTGCTGCGCGCCTCCCAGCGACTGCGGGCGCTTGGGAACGCCTCGGTGGAACGGCGGCGCTTCGAGGATCTCCAGCAGGCCGAGCGTGCGTTCGATCTCATCACCTTCGTCGCCAGCCTGCACCATCTGCCGCTGCGCGACACGCTGTGGAAGGCACGCCACATGCTGCGCCCCGCGGGGGAATTGGCGGTGGTCGGGTTGTCCGCCAACACGAGTGTCGCCGACTGGGTGTGGGCCGGCCTGTGTTTGCCGGCGGTGCGCGTCGGGTCGAGGCTGCACCGGGAGACCCGCAACATCGGCGTCGCCGTTGCCGATCCCCGCGAGAGCCTGGCCGAGATCCGGCGGACAGCCGAAGACGTCCTACCGGGTGCCCGCATCCGGCGGGGGCTCTACTACCGGTACCGCCTGCTCTGGCGAAACGGCTGA
- a CDS encoding CGNR zinc finger domain-containing protein, giving the protein MVQDFLNTRAIGGYGPDLLADPKLAGDWAAGAVRAWSAARGADLPPPELGDADLVKLRAVRAIVERLVDGEPTGGRGPGGVAASFALSAAGEVRLDPAGGGWRWLASALWGEILLSQHAGTWRRIKRCHNHRCGSTFYDRSKNNSGVWHDVKTCGNAVNLRASRARRRERARAQASAVSPEQAVPVVEPPPDAGTR; this is encoded by the coding sequence CTGGTGCAGGACTTCCTGAACACGAGGGCCATCGGCGGGTACGGGCCGGACCTGTTGGCCGACCCGAAGCTGGCCGGCGACTGGGCGGCGGGCGCGGTGCGGGCCTGGTCGGCGGCGCGCGGCGCGGACCTGCCACCACCGGAGCTGGGCGACGCGGACCTGGTCAAACTTCGCGCCGTGCGGGCCATCGTCGAGCGGCTGGTGGACGGCGAACCAACCGGCGGGCGCGGTCCCGGCGGCGTTGCGGCCTCGTTCGCGCTGTCCGCGGCCGGCGAGGTGCGGCTGGATCCCGCCGGCGGCGGCTGGCGCTGGCTGGCGTCGGCGCTGTGGGGCGAGATCCTGTTGAGCCAGCACGCCGGCACGTGGCGGCGAATCAAGCGTTGCCACAACCACCGGTGCGGGTCGACGTTCTACGACCGCTCGAAAAACAACAGCGGGGTCTGGCACGACGTCAAAACCTGCGGCAACGCCGTCAATCTGCGGGCGTCCCGGGCCCGGCGGCGCGAACGCGCTCGCGCGCAGGCCTCAGCCGTTTCGCCAGAGCAGGCGGTACCGGTAGTAGAGCCCCCGCCGGATGCGGGCACCCGGTAG
- a CDS encoding SDR family oxidoreductase, translated as MVNVKGSTVVVTGGQRGLGKAIVAELLERGAAKVYATARAPQPSQDPRVVSIELEVTDPASVAALAARASDADIVINNAGVLGARSLLASDIDEVRAVFETNYFGALRVAKAFAPILADNGGGALVDVASILSWMPGSGGYGDSKAALWSTTNSLRLELEKQGTLVVAAHLSFTDTEMTTGFDAPKNDPRQVARAIVDGIEAGDTEVLADDDTRYVKAALSGPVEALPRMG; from the coding sequence ATGGTCAACGTCAAGGGGTCGACGGTGGTGGTCACCGGTGGGCAGCGCGGGCTCGGCAAGGCCATCGTGGCGGAGTTGTTGGAACGCGGCGCGGCCAAGGTGTACGCCACCGCGCGGGCGCCACAGCCCAGTCAGGACCCGCGTGTGGTCAGCATCGAATTGGAGGTCACCGACCCGGCTTCGGTCGCAGCGCTGGCGGCCAGGGCGTCGGACGCCGACATCGTCATCAACAACGCCGGCGTGCTCGGCGCCCGGAGCCTGCTCGCCAGCGACATCGACGAGGTCCGGGCGGTCTTCGAGACGAACTACTTCGGCGCGCTGCGCGTGGCCAAGGCGTTCGCCCCCATCCTGGCCGACAACGGCGGCGGGGCACTGGTCGACGTCGCCTCCATCCTGTCCTGGATGCCCGGGTCCGGCGGGTACGGCGACTCCAAGGCCGCGCTGTGGTCGACGACGAATTCGCTGCGGCTCGAGCTCGAGAAGCAGGGCACCCTGGTGGTCGCCGCGCACCTCAGCTTCACCGACACCGAGATGACCACCGGCTTCGACGCGCCCAAGAACGACCCGCGGCAGGTGGCGCGCGCGATCGTCGACGGCATCGAGGCGGGCGACACCGAGGTGCTGGCCGACGACGACACCCGCTACGTCAAGGCCGCGCTGTCCGGGCCCGTCGAGGCGCTGCCCAGGATGGGGTGA
- a CDS encoding SRPBCC family protein has translation MSDTELERVVSATRVMSANAARIFELIADPSRQPSWDGNNNLASSAAGQRVHRVGDVFKTTLTNGAVRENHVTEFVEGSKIAWRPAEPNKQPPGHLWRWELSPVNAELTTVTHTYDWTELADPTRLERARATTADMLRESMDRLALLAQSPD, from the coding sequence ATGTCCGATACGGAACTCGAACGCGTCGTGAGTGCCACCCGTGTGATGTCGGCCAACGCCGCCCGGATTTTCGAACTGATCGCCGACCCGTCGCGCCAGCCGAGCTGGGACGGCAACAACAACCTGGCGTCGTCCGCCGCCGGCCAGCGCGTTCACCGGGTCGGCGACGTCTTCAAGACCACGCTGACCAATGGGGCAGTGCGGGAGAACCACGTCACCGAATTCGTCGAGGGTAGCAAGATCGCTTGGCGCCCAGCCGAACCCAACAAGCAGCCGCCGGGCCACCTGTGGCGCTGGGAGCTCAGCCCGGTCAACGCCGAGCTCACCACGGTGACCCACACCTACGACTGGACCGAGCTGGCCGACCCCACCCGCCTCGAGCGAGCCCGCGCGACGACGGCCGACATGTTGCGCGAGTCGATGGACCGGCTCGCCCTGCTCGCGCAGTCGCCGGACTGA
- a CDS encoding class I SAM-dependent methyltransferase: MTDVHISLPPALRRALDLLIDPPVDPDVSRGYLDLLGTGAGQDGAVEENTGPIQAAWASPIGSMLYDNAQALSRRWISALQLPLEWLDVPQGGVALDVGSGPGNVTASLARAAGPDGLGLGVDISEPMLARAVRNEAGPQVGFIKADAQRLPLRDKTIDVAVSTAVLQLVPDPAAALAEIARVLRPGGKLAVMVPTAGRLARYWRLLPNVGAHAFDDDEIGDVLEDNGFASVRVKNLGTFQWVRAKKG; the protein is encoded by the coding sequence ATGACCGACGTGCACATCTCGCTGCCTCCCGCGCTCCGGCGAGCGCTGGACCTGCTCATCGACCCGCCGGTCGATCCCGACGTGAGCCGGGGTTATCTCGACCTGCTCGGCACCGGGGCCGGCCAGGACGGCGCCGTCGAGGAGAACACCGGCCCGATCCAGGCGGCGTGGGCGTCACCGATCGGGTCGATGCTCTACGACAACGCCCAGGCGCTTTCGCGGCGCTGGATCAGCGCCTTGCAGCTGCCGCTGGAGTGGTTGGACGTTCCGCAGGGCGGCGTCGCGCTGGACGTCGGCTCGGGCCCGGGCAACGTCACCGCGTCGCTGGCGCGTGCCGCCGGCCCGGACGGGCTGGGCCTCGGGGTCGATATCTCCGAACCGATGCTTGCCCGCGCCGTGCGCAATGAGGCCGGGCCGCAGGTCGGTTTCATCAAGGCCGATGCGCAACGACTCCCCCTGCGCGACAAGACTATTGACGTTGCGGTGTCGACCGCGGTGCTACAGTTGGTACCGGATCCGGCGGCCGCCCTCGCCGAGATCGCGCGCGTGCTGCGGCCCGGCGGCAAGCTGGCCGTCATGGTCCCGACCGCCGGTCGGTTGGCCCGGTACTGGCGGCTGCTGCCGAATGTCGGTGCGCACGCGTTCGACGACGACGAAATCGGCGATGTCTTGGAGGACAACGGTTTTGCCAGCGTGCGAGTGAAGAACCTCGGCACGTTCCAGTGGGTGCGCGCCAAGAAGGGCTGA
- a CDS encoding adenylate/guanylate cyclase domain-containing protein, protein MAGSSAAPRTRYASCGEIDIAYQVFGDGPMDLLVLPGPLIPIDCVDLEPSMYRFHRRLASFCRVIRFDQRGIGLSSRVPPEMLGPESWAQDALAVMNAVGCERATVFAPGFTTLAGVVLAAEHSDRVNSLVIANGAARTLRGPDYPIGAELDDADRFTSIGMEPDAVEQGFDMLGIIAPSVAEDAAFRSWWDIAGNRAASPSMARAFINKVREGDVRDRLPRVAVPTLILHRDNPDFSPVQHAHYLAERIAGSHLVELPGEDALYWVGDTAPMLDEIEEFITGVRGGSDAERLLTTIMFTDIVGSTERAAALGDHRWRDLLDNHDRIVRHELQRFSGREVNTAGDGFVATFSSPSAAIACADAIVDAVRVLGIEVRVGIHAGEVEVRGADVAGMAVHIGARVAALAGPSEVLVSSTLRDIVTGSRHRFGDRGEAALKGVPGYWRLYALAREHAVARR, encoded by the coding sequence GTGGCTGGGAGTTCTGCGGCTCCGCGGACCCGGTACGCCAGTTGCGGTGAGATCGACATCGCCTATCAGGTCTTCGGCGATGGGCCGATGGACCTGCTGGTGTTGCCGGGCCCGCTGATCCCGATCGACTGCGTCGACCTCGAGCCCTCGATGTACCGCTTTCATCGCCGGCTCGCGTCGTTCTGCCGGGTGATCCGCTTCGATCAGCGCGGGATCGGGCTGTCGTCCCGGGTTCCGCCGGAGATGCTCGGCCCCGAATCGTGGGCGCAGGATGCGCTCGCGGTCATGAACGCGGTCGGTTGCGAGCGGGCCACCGTCTTCGCCCCGGGCTTCACCACGCTGGCCGGTGTGGTCCTGGCCGCCGAACACTCCGACCGGGTGAACAGCCTCGTCATCGCCAACGGCGCGGCGCGCACGCTGCGGGGGCCCGACTACCCCATCGGCGCCGAGCTCGACGACGCCGATCGATTCACGTCGATCGGCATGGAGCCGGACGCCGTCGAGCAGGGCTTCGACATGCTCGGCATCATCGCGCCCTCGGTGGCGGAGGACGCCGCGTTTCGCTCGTGGTGGGACATAGCCGGCAACCGGGCGGCGTCGCCGAGCATGGCGCGCGCGTTCATCAACAAGGTCAGGGAGGGCGACGTCCGCGACCGGCTGCCACGCGTGGCCGTGCCGACCCTGATCCTGCATCGCGACAACCCCGACTTCAGCCCCGTCCAGCACGCGCACTACCTCGCCGAGCGCATCGCCGGATCGCACCTCGTCGAACTGCCCGGCGAGGACGCTCTGTACTGGGTCGGCGACACCGCGCCGATGCTCGACGAAATCGAAGAGTTCATCACCGGGGTGCGTGGCGGCTCCGACGCCGAGCGGTTGCTCACCACGATCATGTTCACCGACATCGTCGGCTCCACCGAGCGCGCCGCGGCGCTGGGCGATCACCGGTGGCGCGACCTGCTGGACAACCACGACAGGATCGTGCGCCACGAGCTACAGCGCTTCTCCGGCCGCGAAGTCAACACGGCCGGGGACGGATTCGTCGCGACCTTCAGCAGCCCGAGCGCGGCGATCGCCTGCGCCGACGCCATCGTGGATGCCGTTCGCGTGCTGGGCATCGAGGTGCGGGTCGGCATTCACGCCGGCGAAGTCGAGGTGCGCGGCGCGGACGTCGCGGGCATGGCCGTCCACATCGGCGCGCGGGTGGCCGCACTCGCCGGGCCCAGCGAGGTACTGGTGTCGTCGACGCTGCGCGACATCGTCACCGGCTCGCGGCACAGGTTCGGCGACCGCGGCGAGGCCGCGCTCAAGGGTGTGCCCGGTTACTGGCGGCTGTACGCCCTGGCGCGCGAGCATGCCGTCGCCCGCCGGTAA
- a CDS encoding TetR/AcrR family transcriptional regulator produces the protein MQSEPGSASASGTADALTDLDRTILDTARSVFETYGVRRANIDDVAARAGVSRSTIYRRFPTKENLFAEVVRREAGLFFSTLDRATTGCDPQQAVIEAFALGVRLVQDSPLYSRIAESEPELFGMFSRSQAFPIRQFADGIAHTLRRCGADLAERDLDNIADILLRVALGIIVFPTDRLDISDPAAVRAYAARYLVPIIGGPVNGPGIVGTLH, from the coding sequence ATGCAGTCCGAACCGGGCTCTGCCTCCGCTTCCGGCACCGCCGATGCGCTCACCGATCTCGATCGCACGATCTTGGACACGGCGCGCAGCGTGTTCGAGACCTACGGCGTGCGCCGCGCCAACATCGACGACGTCGCCGCCCGGGCCGGGGTCAGCCGCAGCACCATCTACCGTCGCTTCCCCACCAAGGAGAACCTGTTCGCCGAGGTGGTGCGGCGCGAGGCCGGCCTCTTCTTCAGCACCCTGGACCGGGCGACAACGGGCTGCGACCCACAACAGGCGGTGATCGAGGCGTTCGCACTCGGCGTCCGCCTGGTGCAGGACTCGCCGCTGTATTCGCGGATCGCCGAAAGCGAACCCGAGCTGTTCGGCATGTTCTCCCGCTCGCAGGCCTTCCCGATCCGCCAGTTCGCCGACGGCATCGCCCACACCCTGCGGCGGTGCGGCGCCGACCTGGCCGAGCGCGACCTGGACAACATCGCCGACATCCTGCTTCGCGTCGCGCTCGGCATCATCGTCTTTCCCACCGACCGGCTCGACATCTCGGACCCGGCCGCGGTGCGCGCGTACGCCGCGCGCTATCTGGTTCCGATCATCGGCGGGCCCGTCAACGGCCCTGGAATTGTCGGGACCCTGCACTAG
- a CDS encoding oxygenase MpaB family protein, whose product MTAQHDELTAGSRFDSGVREAMPMPIDDDVADAAPRLGPDSLIWKFYGDNRTQLFGFQRTAGVENCIEQLAQGVLDHSVIFSDTLGRAKRTAPPLMNTVYSDEPHEWGRKVRDFHKTIKGTISDGSRYHALNPELFYWAHASFVDQVIYNTDTFIRRLSRAEKEQIFNEGKLWYRLYGVSDRGQPQTYDDFLAYWDEMLDRFVPHKTVLYGTGYIRKGIPGPRRIPKPVWKILSAPLNAYTRLVVVGTLPPQMREVCQLEWDAKKEKRFQRVAAAIRALNPLLNRLPVRVLYTSWAAKAWQRAGVDPRRLHNRPAA is encoded by the coding sequence ATGACCGCCCAGCACGACGAGTTGACCGCGGGGTCACGGTTCGACAGCGGCGTTCGCGAGGCGATGCCGATGCCCATCGACGACGACGTGGCCGACGCCGCACCGCGGCTGGGCCCGGATTCGTTGATCTGGAAGTTCTACGGGGACAACCGGACTCAGCTCTTCGGATTCCAGCGCACCGCCGGGGTGGAGAACTGCATCGAACAGCTGGCCCAGGGCGTGCTGGACCACTCTGTCATCTTCAGCGACACGCTGGGCCGCGCCAAGCGGACCGCGCCGCCCCTGATGAACACCGTCTACTCCGACGAGCCCCACGAGTGGGGCCGCAAGGTGCGCGACTTCCACAAGACGATCAAGGGAACCATCAGCGACGGCTCGAGGTATCACGCGTTGAATCCGGAGCTGTTCTACTGGGCGCACGCCAGCTTCGTCGACCAGGTCATCTACAACACCGACACGTTCATCCGCCGGCTGTCGCGCGCGGAGAAGGAACAGATCTTCAACGAGGGCAAGCTCTGGTACCGCCTGTACGGCGTCAGCGACCGCGGGCAGCCGCAGACCTACGACGACTTCCTGGCCTACTGGGACGAGATGCTCGACCGGTTCGTCCCGCACAAGACCGTGCTCTACGGCACCGGCTACATCCGCAAGGGCATCCCGGGACCGCGCCGGATCCCCAAGCCGGTGTGGAAGATCCTGTCGGCGCCGCTGAACGCCTACACCCGCCTGGTCGTGGTCGGCACGCTGCCACCCCAGATGCGCGAGGTGTGCCAGCTGGAGTGGGACGCCAAGAAGGAAAAGCGCTTTCAGCGCGTCGCCGCGGCGATCCGGGCGCTCAACCCGCTGCTCAACCGGCTGCCCGTCCGGGTGCTCTACACCAGCTGGGCGGCCAAGGCGTGGCAGCGCGCGGGCGTCGACCCGCGCCGGCTGCACAACCGCCCGGCCGCGTAA
- a CDS encoding SDR family oxidoreductase — translation MQMTGNTVLVTGGGSGIGRGLAESFHRLGNQVIIAARRGEHLRAVAEANPGMRTLSLDQGDPADIRRFATELTDHYPDLNVLVNNAGIQRVEDLTGSNIGLAEQSIAINLLGPLRLTSALLPALLRKPHATILNVTSGLAFMPSALTPTYCAAKAALHSYTESLRFQLRDTSVQVIEIIPPHVQTALQGERGFDPRAMPLEDYITETMTLLQTQPDAKEIVVERVKMFRYAERDGTYDDIYPRFNEAITALLGS, via the coding sequence ATGCAGATGACCGGCAATACCGTCCTGGTCACCGGCGGCGGCAGCGGCATCGGCCGCGGCCTGGCCGAGTCTTTCCACCGGTTGGGCAACCAGGTGATCATCGCCGCCCGGCGCGGCGAGCATCTGCGGGCGGTGGCCGAGGCCAACCCGGGCATGCGGACGCTGTCGCTCGACCAGGGCGACCCCGCCGACATCCGGCGATTCGCCACCGAGCTGACCGACCACTACCCGGACCTCAATGTGCTGGTCAACAACGCGGGGATCCAGCGCGTCGAGGACCTGACCGGCAGCAACATCGGCCTGGCCGAACAGAGCATCGCCATCAACCTGCTGGGCCCCCTCCGGCTGACCTCGGCCCTGCTGCCGGCGCTGCTGCGCAAGCCCCACGCCACGATCCTCAACGTGACGTCCGGGCTGGCCTTCATGCCCAGCGCGCTCACCCCGACCTACTGTGCCGCCAAGGCGGCGCTGCACTCCTACACCGAATCGCTGCGATTCCAGCTGCGCGACACCTCCGTGCAGGTGATCGAGATCATCCCGCCGCACGTGCAGACCGCCCTGCAGGGCGAGCGGGGATTCGACCCCCGCGCGATGCCGCTGGAGGACTACATCACCGAGACGATGACGCTGCTGCAGACGCAGCCGGACGCCAAGGAGATCGTGGTAGAGCGCGTCAAGATGTTCCGGTACGCCGAGCGTGACGGCACCTATGACGACATCTACCCGCGCTTCAACGAGGCGATCACCGCCCTGCTCGGCAGCTAG